The genomic region AGGAAGACTGTATAGGAGCGGCTGGTGATAGTGCGCTTCAGCAGGCCCAGACTTGAGTTAGCTTTTCACACCGCTTGTTGCCAATGCCCTTGGAACTTCAGTTGCTCATCAACAAGTACTCCCTAGTCTCGTTCTTCATGACTAGCTTGTAGCTTAATATCAGACTGTGATTTCTGATCACGCATGGTATTCAGGTGGTGAGGATTGTTACTGTCGAAAAGGAGGAAACTGTGTTTATTGATGTTGAACACTACCAGCTATTCACCAGTCCACTTCTGGATTCTCTGGAGGTCTGATTGCAGGCTTTGTTGAACGGCTGGTCTGAAAAGCTTGGAGTCATTGGCGTAAAGCGTAATGTTATTTGTCGCTTCCTTTTTCACATCATTTATGCAAATGAAGAAGAGGGTGGGGCCTAGGATCGTGCCCGAGAAACCCCACTGACAACATCACATGGTTCGGAGAATAGTTTATCACCGTTATTGGCAAAAAGTCAGACCTGCTGCTCTTGGCCTGTCAGGAAATTCATCACCCATTCTGCTACATGAGTGTGGATGCCAACTGACAATAATTTGGCCCTAAGGCGTCTGTGGGGCACCTTGTCGAACGCTTTGGCAAGGTCAAGCAAAATAAGGTCAACAAGTACTTCCTTCTCAAGAACGTCAGTGCTGATATTGTAAGTTTCAAGTAGGTTGGTTTCCACTGACTTCACCGGAAGGAAGCCGTGCTGGTCCGGTGACAGTATAATGTTGGACAGAAGCTGAGTCAGAATTTGGGCGTTCACAATATGTTCCAGGGTTTTTGCTACAGCCGAGGTTAAGCTGATCGACCGATAATTCTTTGCATTggtcttatcacctttcttgaATATTGGTGTAATGTGAAAACTCTTCCGATCCAAAGGCACAGTCTTTGAGTCGAAAGACTTCTGAAATATTTAACATAGTAGAGTTCTCTTTAGCCCACACAGTTTACACATAATCTGAGTCGCAGGATATACTAACTTCTTGGGCACTGTAGAACGCTTAGACAAGCGCCAATGTACCACGGCTACATCTTGGTGACTGTAAATccgagataaaaaaaaaatatccagggAAATTAATATGGGATTCAGTCAACTTATTACTACTAGGATTTGGGAAAACTTCGGTCAGAAGAACCAGATCATAACTTTTTGACTAAAAACAGTTATCAGCTCATTCAATTTGTTAGTAAGCTAGTCAGCGCTAGTAATAAGAGCAGGAAAAGTTTGACTCGTTGTCGGTGTTTCTTACTTTGATGGTTGGTTTGGCAGTTGTGCTCTTCCATGTGGTCGTCTAGTGAGGCAAAGGTTGTCGCAACCATTGATGAGTTTGTAGTCCAAAAACTTTCCGAGTTCGCTTCAAATTTGGACAAATCGGCACTAGGAACATTGGATACACTGTGTACACTGTCCGATTTTTAGGGCTCTACTTCTGCATTGGGGCTGGCCCGATATGTGGACCGTTTTTTGTCACGATTTTGAAACGATCCTGTATACCAAGGTTTTGTTCGCCTGCAGTGGTGCGTTCTTTTAGTTGTTCGACGCGCTGCTTGCACTTTTCACGGTCCTGCTTCGAGTGGTCATGGGGGAACTGGACATCCTCCTTTCTAGTAAACGATTTCTTTATAATTTGCCTCGTGATATAGAAGGAG from Artemia franciscana chromosome 5, ASM3288406v1, whole genome shotgun sequence harbors:
- the LOC136027725 gene encoding uncharacterized protein LOC136027725; protein product: MGAWRNLGKKSFDSKTVPLDRKSFHITPIFKKGDKTNAKNYRSISLTSAVAKTLEHIVNAQILTQLLSNIILSPDQHGFLPVKSVETNLLETYNISTDVLEKEVLVDLILLDLAKAFDKVPHRRLRAKLLSVGIHTHVAEWVMNFLTGQEQQV